ATGCCATTGGTTTGGGCGTAACGGCGATGGTTCAAGCGATTCTGCGAGATCAAAATCGGATTTTAACCGTTAGCAGTTTTATTGAAGGGTTTTATGACATTGAAGGAGTCTGCTTGAGCTTACCCACGGTGGTGAATCGCCAAGGTGCCACTCGAATAGTTAATTTATCTTTGAGCGAAATCGAGCGCCAACAACTGCAACAATCCGCTAAAGTTTTACAGGACGCGATCGCGCCTTTAGTCGTCTAGTCAACTTTGAATTACGCTTAATGCCGATTAGGAGCTTCTGACCAGCGTTCCATTGGATATTCTCTCCTCTCCCAACTTTGGGAGAGGGCTTTCAATACTTCTGGGTCATACACATTCGACGTAAATTGGACTTGGGGAAGACGGGGTAAGAGATATTTCCCATCGCAACGAAACTGCATAGGCGCGTTGTCCTCAGATATATGCACAATAAGTACAGCGTATTTGAGGTTTGAGGATAATGGAAAACGGCGCGCCAATTCAGTCAACAGTCAGCAGCCATCAGTCAACAGAGAGTGAGATATCTCCGTGTCATCCAAAAACTTCCCCTGCTCCCCCTGCTCTCTCATCCCCGCGTCACCGTGTCCCCGCATCATCCAAAGCTTCTCCCCCCGCTCCCCCCGTCTCCCCGTCCCAGTTTCTCCCGGTCACTGAGCGTGTCGAAGTGCCGCGTCATCCAAAAACTCACCCCGTTAAGACAACCGTCACGATTCTCTCCCTCACGGGGTTACTTCTTGGTATCGCTCCCCCCAATATTGCCCAAACCAATCCTCCTTCCTCCACTCAACAATCTGCTGAACTCGAAGAAGCGGAACAACTAAACCAACAAGTCATCCAGCTTTATCAACAAGGGCAATACGCAGCCGCAATTCCTTTAGCTCAACGCTCCCTTAACCTTCGAGAAAAAGCCTTGGGAGCCGAACATCCCCATGTTGCCACCAGCCTCAACAACTTGGCAGAACTGTACCAAGCAATGGGGAACTACGCAGCCGCCGAACCCCTCTACCAACGCTCCCTTGCCATTTGGGAAAAAGCCTTGGGAGCCGAACATCCCCATGTTGCCACCAGCCTCAACAACTTGGCAGAACTGTACCAAGCAATGGGGAACTACGCAGCCGCCGAACCCCTCTACCAACGCTCCCTTGCCATTTGGGAAAAAGCCTTGGGAGCCGAACATCCCCATGTTGCCACCAGCCTCAACAACTTGGCAGAACTGTACCAAGCAATGGGGAACTACGCAGCCGCCGAACCCCTCTACCAACGCTCCCTCGCAATTCGAGAAAAAGCCCTCGGAGCCGACCATCCCTCTGTCGCCACCAGCCTCAACAACTTGGCAAAACTGTACAATTCAATAGGGAACTACGCAGCCGCCGAACCCCTTTACCAGCGCTCCCTAGCCATATACGAAAAAGCCCTGGGAGCCGACCACCCCCATGTTGCCGCCAGCCTTAACAACTTGGCAGAACTGTACCAAGCAATAGGGAACTACGCAGCCGCCGAACCCCTCTACCAACGTTCCCTAGCCATATACGAAAAAGCCCTGGGAGCCGACCACCCCCATGTTGCCGCCAGCCTTAACAACTTGGCAGAACTGTACCAAGCAATGGGGAACTACGCAGCCGCCGAACCCCTCTACCAACGTTCCCTTGCCATATACGAAAAAGCCCTGGGAGCCGACCATCCCTCTGTTGCCACCAGTCTCAACAACTTGGCAGGACTGTACTCAGATATGGGGAACTACGCAGCCGCCGAACCCCTTTACCAGCGCTCCCTAGCCATATACGAAAAAGCCCTGGGAGCCGACCACCCCCATGTTGCCGCCAGCC
The Lusitaniella coriacea LEGE 07157 DNA segment above includes these coding regions:
- a CDS encoding tetratricopeptide repeat-containing protein, translated to MPRHPKTHPVKTTVTILSLTGLLLGIAPPNIAQTNPPSSTQQSAELEEAEQLNQQVIQLYQQGQYAAAIPLAQRSLNLREKALGAEHPHVATSLNNLAELYQAMGNYAAAEPLYQRSLAIWEKALGAEHPHVATSLNNLAELYQAMGNYAAAEPLYQRSLAIWEKALGAEHPHVATSLNNLAELYQAMGNYAAAEPLYQRSLAIREKALGADHPSVATSLNNLAKLYNSIGNYAAAEPLYQRSLAIYEKALGADHPHVAASLNNLAELYQAIGNYAAAEPLYQRSLAIYEKALGADHPHVAASLNNLAELYQAMGNYAAAEPLYQRSLAIYEKALGADHPSVATSLNNLAGLYSDMGNYAAAEPLYQRSLAIYEKALGADHPHVAAS